Proteins encoded together in one Ogataea parapolymorpha DL-1 chromosome III, whole genome shotgun sequence window:
- a CDS encoding Protein NRD1, with the protein MSVEEFETILKELPGLKAPGVSGSRIKKLKEIFLNNVSEESKLVSKLYSCCKATPATHKLGALYVVDAIVRGLIDQISKSDTTEITESSPEGTANSAVYKIQSLIENLVDDAVPVSNDDIKEKIGKLVEIWDKGDTFDKKIISSIKDKYFRTTTPPGTPPKKRVKFAVEPTVEPPAPSASSSSSKDPTSVLQALANLAKKTPSPASGSGSAKMVSPPPPPAAQPVSNGTAAAPAGSAPSSSDPNAIFQLLQSMNKISGAQPNYQQQQQYGLPPQPPVSANQNRQNYRERDSNPLGRRPRSRSPKRESKPVGDHERNIPGTPHYRERKPFIDPSIPQGYIKVYSRTIFIGGVPHSMDERTLTQQLRPYAEVQSVILNSERKHAFVKVYSRQEAESVIQAFSVSHHPSGLRARWGVGFGPRDCCDYQAGVSTIPISRLTDADKKWIVTAEWGGTGGMPLQSGLFIEEPDIEVGSGVSSKSISKKMPTNSTQNGPKSDGMPIVGASPPAGFQNSPPTGYPMMSNPGNIPINMGMPNGMPAGMPNMGMPNMAGMPNMGQPGVDQNAMLAQMMTAMQQMQQQGGQQADMGAMFQNLANMMRR; encoded by the coding sequence ATGTCTGTCGAAGAATTTGAAACGATATTAAAAGAGTTACCGGGACTAAAAGCTCCAGGAGTGTCTGGGTCGAGAATCAAGAAACTAAAAGAAATATTCCTCAACAACGTGTCCGAAGAGTCCAAACTTGTGTCTAAGCTGTATTCGTGTTGTAAAGCCACGCCTGCCACACACAAGTTGGGAGCCCTGTACGTTGTCGACGCGATTGTGAGAGGACTGATCGACCAGATCTCCAAGTCAGATACTACAGAAATTACTGAGTCTTCTCCAGAAGGAACAGCCAACTCTGCCGTGTACAAGATCCAGTCGTTGATCGAGAACCTGGTGGATGACGCTGTGCCCGTTTCCAACGACGAtatcaaggagaagatcgGTAAACTCGTAGAAATCTGGGACAAGGGAGACACTTTTGacaagaaaataatttcatCCATCAAAGATAAGTATTTCCGTACCACCACTCCTCCAGGCACTCCTCCTAAGAAAAGGGTCAAGTTTGCTGTCGAACCAACTGTCGAGCCTCCTGCTCCCTCagcctcctcgtcgtcgtctaAAGACCCGACCTCTGTGCTGCAAGCTCTGGCCAACCTCGCAAAGAAGACTCCTTCTCCCGCTTCCGGCTCTGGCTCGGCCAAGATGGTTTCTCCCCCACCTCCCCCTGCCGCGCAGCCTGTTTCCAACGGGACGGCCGCTGCTCCAGCCGGCTCGGCGCCTTCCAGTTCCGATCCAAatgccattttccagctgctgcagagcaTGAACAAGATTTCTGGAGCACAGCCTAATTaccagcaacagcagcagtaCGGCCTTCCTCCGCAACCGCCAGTCTCTGCCAATCAAAACAGACAAAACTATAGAGAAAGAGACTCGAACCCGCTCGGAAGAAGACCGCGGTCCCGTTCGCCAAAGAGAGAATCCAAGCCGGTCGGCGACCATGAGCGTAATATTCCGGGAACTCCTCATTATCGCGAGCGCAAGCCGTTCATCGATCCGTCCATTCCACAGGGCTACATCAAGGTTTACTCACGGACCATTTTCATTGGCGGTGTGCCGCACTCCATGGACGAGAGGACGCTGACGCAGCAGCTGAGGCCGTATGCAGAGGTGCAGAGCGTGATTTTGAACAGCGAGAGAAAACACGCCTTTGTCAAGGTGTACTCGAGACAGGAGGCCGAGTCGGTCATCCAGGCGTTCTCCGTGAGCCACCATCCGTCCGGACTGCGTGCCAGATGGGGAGTCGGCTTTGGACCAAGAGACTGCTGCGACTATCAGGCGGGCGTGAGCACGATTCCGATCAGCAGGCTGACCGACGCAGACAAGAAATGGATAGTGACCGCCGAGTGGGGAGGAACGGGGGGCATGCCGCTGCAGTCGGGGCTGTTTATCGAGGAGCCGGACATTGAGGTCGGGTCCGGCGTgtcgtcaaagtcgatTTCCAAGAAAATGCCTACAAATTCTACTCAGAACGGACCCAAGTCCGACGGTATGCCGATTGTCGGGGCTAGTCCGCCAGCTGGTTTCCAGAATTCGCCTCCTACAGGATACCCTATGATGTCGAACCCGGGAAACATCCCGATCAACATGGGAATGCCCAACGGAATGCCTGCGGGAATGCCCAACATGGGCATGCCAAACATGGCTGGAATGCCTAACATGGGGCAGCCGGGCGTGGACCAGAACGCCATGCTTGCGCAGATGATGACCGCgatgcagcagatgcagcagcagggCGGCCAGCAGGCCGACATGGGCGCCATGTTCCAGAACCTGGCCAACATGATGAGAAGATAG
- a CDS encoding putative secreted protein produces MMSKSVPGSTSCSLSGSFCGSPVKSPLVQLAAEDSTLSSRQKILLTSTPASAHEDARTRYFITEDTKFESGSSVPRAMIDLDDVFMSSRAPARKSSRTMSAPELESFHIPKHSLLCSPKKNDVAIAEEITEEDFEDSEQLLTKIPTQNSELSSTNSGKGTPLPAGVLLNDNCSSNSLNSQSSNNSLHKSLANINTPSVSSLRGKVRYQSYYNSQQKINTQAASTPSSTATADSDRFGRKPCLMAPSSSSSPSSAFRGVSKSRSPIRNLRYQTPPQKNPFQFEPIVYEIPKSFHRDHGYTASMSNQSAAKLDEPVTENKMEAHKRSNSLFSTLSSKFHHRRKSSLLSMRSTPHKASIIEKTTDEVFGLHEYAHANESTLLFDDQTLTEDVIGEPGPMIEVVEPQPKPALARLSKNGPLKKHSKSRSTSFINFSNYDSKKSGATGASRFFSWMIKSNRGERAADN; encoded by the coding sequence ATGATGTCCAAGTCTGTCCCCGGATCTACCTCCTGCTCGCTCTCCGGCTCGTTCTGCGGCTCTCCCGTGAAAAGCCCgcttgtccagctcgcaGCCGAGGACTCCACGTTGTCCAGTAGACAGAAAATTTTGCTCACCTCGACACCGGCGTCCGCCCACGAGGACGCCCGCACGCGGTACTTTATCACGGAGGACACCAAGTTCGAGTCCGGCTCGAGTGTGCCGCGCGCGATGATCGATCTCGATGACGTGTTCATGAGCTCACGCGCGCCcgccagaaaaagcagcagaacCATGTCCGCTCCGGAACTGGAGAGCTTCCACATACCCAAACACTCGCTGCTGTGctcgccaaagaagaaTGACGTCGCCATCGCAGAGGAGATCACAGAggaggactttgaggactCCGAACAGCTGCTCACCAAAATCCCCACCCAGAACTCCGAGCTGTCGTCAACCAACTCCGGCAAGGGCACGCCGCTGCCGGCAGGagtgctgctcaacgaTAACTGCTCGTCCAACTCGCTCAACTCGCAGAGTTCCAATAATTCGCTGCACAAAAGCCTAGCAAATATCAACACGCCAAGCGTCTCCAGCCTGCGGGGCAAGGTGAGATACCAGTCCTATTACAATTCgcagcagaaaatcaaTACCCAGGCCGCGTCCACACCATCCAGTACGGCAACGGCAGATTCTGACAGGTTTGGCCGTAAGCCTTGTCTGATGGCgccctcctcgtcgtcgtcgcctTCCTCAGCCTTCCGCGGCGTGTCCAAGTCGCGCTCTCCGATCCGCAACCTCAGATACCAGACCCCGCCCCAAAAAAACCCGTTCCAGTTCGAGCCTATCGTCTACGAGATTCCCAAGTCGTTCCACAGAGACCACGGCTACACCGCCTCCATGTCGAACCAGAGCGCTGCTaagctggacgagcccGTGACAGAGAACAAGATGGAGGCCCACAAGCGGTCGAACTCGTTGTTCAGCACTCTGTCGTCCAAGTTCCACCACCGGCGCAAATCGTCACTGCTGTCCATGAGGTCCACGCCACACAAGGCCTCCATCATCGAGAAGACTACCGACGAGGTTTTCGGTCTCCACGAATACGCACACGCCAACGAGTCGACTCTGCTTTTCGACGACCAGACCTTGACTGAAGACGTCATTGGCGAGCCGGGCCCCATGATCGAGGTGGTGGAGCCCCAGCCCAAGCCGGCGTTGGCCCGGCTCTCGAAAAACGGGCCGCTCAAAAAACACTCCAAAAGCCGAAGCACGAGCTTTATCAATTTTTCTAATTACGATTCTAAAAAAAGCGGAGCCACCGGGGCCAGTCGTTTTTTCAGTTGGATGATCAAGTCCAATCGGGGCGAACGAGCCGCAGATAATTAA
- a CDS encoding Mitochondrial outer membrane protein porin encodes MAPPAFSDIAKPTNDILGKDFYHYTPVALDLKTVAPNGVTFSTKGNVSGGKTSAALEGKYADKSTGLTLTQGWNTANALDTKIELADALSPGLKSELVTSAVPGGNRSVKLNLYFAQQSINARAFVDLLKGPVFNGDLTVGQEGFTTGASLSYDVKSATLTGYSAAVGYKAPSYAVSLTAANNLSVFAAGYYHKVSPVLEVGTKGTFDSKSAAGSNPVAIEVATKYSLDATSFVKAKITDSGLLALAYSQDLRPGVKLGLGGAFDTLKLGESAHKLGLSLSFSA; translated from the coding sequence ATGGCTCCTCCAGCATTCTCCGATATTGCTAAACCAACCAATGACATCCTCGGCAAGGACTTCTACCACTACACTCCTGTTGCCCTGGACCTGAAAACTGTGGCTCCAAACGGTGTCACTTTCAGCACCAAGGGTAACGTTTCCGGTGGTAAGACCTCGGCCGCCTTGGAAGGTAAATACGCTGACAAGAGCACTGGCCTGACATTGACCCAGGGCTGGAACACTGCCAATGCCTTGGACACCAAGATTGAGCTTGCCGacgctctttctccaggcCTTAAGTCCGAGCTGGTCACCAGTGCCGTGCCAGGCGGAAACAGATCGGTCAAGCTGAACCTGTACTTTGCCCAGCAATCCATTAACGCCCGTGCGTTTGTTGACCTGCTCAAGGGCCCAGTCTTCAACGGTGACCTGACGgttggccaagaaggttTCACCACTGGTGCCTCTCTGTCGTACGACGTCAAGTCTGCCACCTTGACTGGCTACTCTGCCGCCGTCGGCTACAAGGCCCCATCCTACGCTGTCTCCCTGACTGCTGCCAACAACCTCTCCGTCTTTGCTGCCGGCTACTACCACAAGGTCTCTCCAGTCCTTGAGGTCGGAACGAAGGGTACTTTTGACTCCAAGAGTGCTGCTGGCTCCAACCCTGTGGCCATTGAGGTGGCCACTAAGTACAGCCTCGACGCTACCTCGTTCgtcaaggccaagatcaCGGACTCCGGTCTGCTTGCCTTGGCCTACTCGCAGGACCTCAGACCAGGCGTCAAGCTCGGCCTCGGAGGTGCCTTCGATACTCTCAAGCTTGGTGAGTCTGCTCACAAGCTCGGATTGTCCTTGTCTTTCTCTGCCTAA
- a CDS encoding Ammonium transporter MEP1, with protein sequence MLQLLPRAVWEDANLYDGATVITLITGTCLVLVMCFGLAYLYSGLARRKSALHMIFITFAAICIAQFQWYFWGYSLAFSSSASNKFIGNLHNFGYQNLGVLTTLGDDEKGYPEMAFANFQGMFSTITICILLGSVCERGRVLPAMVFSFFWLTLVYCPVAYWVWGPDGWALDWGVLDYAGGGPVEILSGFGGFVVSYFLGERRQHLMVNYRPHNVSLITIGTAMLWFGWLGFNGLTCIKPSYKSIYAIMNSNLCAAFGGITWCLLDFRINHHFSTVGLCSGIISGLVAATPSSGCIPLWASVVLGVVTGVVCNYSTKLKVWLKVDDSLDVMAEHGVAGVLGLIVGNAFFASSEVIGYDGYTDHPGGWYDQNWKQMYKQLAYVGAVTGYCVAVTAIICFVLNRVPGLKMRASEEGEQNGMDEDQIGEFAYDYVEVRRNFFDLNLSKLTPVNGELVREVAQESLSDQPAEKKNEDSNSS encoded by the coding sequence ATGCTTCAACTACTTCCTCGAGCGGTTTGGGAAGACGCCAATCTGTACGACGGTGCCACCGTGATCACCCTCATTACGGGCACATGTCTCGTGCTCGTCATGTGCTTCGGTCTGGCTTACCTCTACTCTGGCCTTGCCAGGAGAAAATCGGCTTTGCACATGATCTTCATCACCTTCGCAGCCATTTGCATTGCCCAATTCCAGTGGTATTTCTGGGGATACTCGTTGGCGTTCTCTTCATCTGCCAGCAACAAATTCATTGGTAATTTGCACAACTTTGGATACCAGAACCTCGGCGTTTTGACCACCCTCGGAGACGACGAGAAAGGGTACCCCGAGATGGCCTTTGCCAACTTCCAGGGcatgttttccaccatcaCCATTTGCATTTTGCTGGGATCTGTCTGCGAGCGCGGCCGCGTGCTTCCGGCCATGGTTTtctcgtttttctggctcACTCTCGTGTACTGTCCCGTGGCGTATTGGGTCTGGGGTCCTGACGGCTGGGCTTTGGACTGGGGGGTGCTGGATTACGCCGGTGGCGGCCCTGTGGAGATTCTGTCCGGATTCGGCGGCTTTGTGGTCTCCTACTTCCTTGGCGAGAGAAGACAGCATTTAATGGTCAATTACAGACCGCACAACGTGTCGCTGATCACCATCGGCACGGCGATGCTGTGGTTCGGATGGCTGGGATTCAATGGGCTCACGTGCATCAAGCCTTCGTACAAGTCGATATACGCCATTATGAACTCCAACTTGTGCGCTGCGTTTGGAGGAATCACCTGGTGTCTGCTAGATTTCCGGATCAACCACCACTTCTCGACGGTGGGGCTGTGTTCTGGTATCATTTCCGGCCTTGTGGCTGCAACGCCTTCGTCGGGTTGCATCCCACTGTGGGCGTCGGTGGTTTTGGGGGTGGTCACCGGAGTGGTGTGCAACTATTCGACCAAGCTCAAGGTGTGGCTTAAAGTGGACGACAGTCTGGATGTGATGGCCGAGCACGGTGTTGCGGGTGTTCTGGGACTGATTGTTGGTAATGCGTTCTTCGCGTCGTCGGAAGTGATTGGATACGACGGATACACAGACCATCCGGGCGGCTGGTACGACCAGAACTGGAAACAGATGTACAAGCAGCTGGCTTACGTGGGGGCCGTGACTGGATACTGCGTGGCAGTGACGGCGATTATCTGCTTTGTGTTGAACCGTGTTCCCGGGCTCAAGATGCGCGCGAGCGAGGAGGGCGAGCAAAATGGAatggacgaggaccagaTCGGCGAGTTTGCGTACGACTACGTCGAGGTGAGACGCAACTTCTTCGACCTCAACCTCAGCAAGCTGACTCCGGTCAACGGTGAGCTTGTGCGCGAGGTGGCCCAGGAGTCGCTCTCCGACCAGCCCGcagagaagaagaacgagGATAGCAACAGTTCATAG
- a CDS encoding tyrosine phosphatase → MLSQGDQILDQLRQYDVRKNLQRTQSDLVGEFADDELAGNMGRAKIDDLQQMTRRHAYTALKIKDDRPRYVPPINFATVESDLYRSGHPQPINFEFLDTLNLKTIIYIGDKTDNYDYYKWIAGHAGEKTISFRFFKMKPPSTFGTSHMFNDEVALNTVLNLVANRENYPILIHSNKGKHRVGVLVGLIRKFLQGWSLSGTFDEYAKFAREKGEGDLEFIETFKPIIKIDPERRPEFVRCD, encoded by the coding sequence ATGCTATCACAAGGTGACCAGATATTGGACCAGCTGCGACAGTACGACGTGCGCAAGAACCTGCAGCGCACGCAGTCGGACCTCGTTGGTGAATTtgccgacgacgagcttgcCGGAAACATGGGCCGTGCCAAAATCGACGACCTCCAGCAGATGACTCGACGTCACGCCTACACAGcgctcaagatcaaggacGACCGGCCGCGGTACGTGCCGCCGATCAACTTCGCGACGGTCGAGTCGGACTTGTACCGGTCGGGCCATCCGCAGCCCATCAACTTTGAGTTCCTGGACACTTTGAATTTGAAGACGATCATTTACATTGGGGACAAGACGGACAATTACGACTACTACAAGTGGATAGCCGGCCATGCGGGCGAGAAGACGATCAGTTTCCGGTTTTTCAAGATGAAGCCGCCCTCGACGTTCGGGACGTCGCACAtgttcaacgacgaggtggcCTTGAACACGGTGCTGAATCTCGTGGCTAATAGGGAGAATTACCCGATCCTGATCCACTCTAACAAGGGGAAACATAGGGTGGGGGTTCTTGTGGGGTTGATCCGGAAATTTCTGCAAGGGTGGAGTCTGAGCGGCACTTTTGACGAGTACGCCAAGTTTGCGCGCGAAAAGGGCGAGGGCGACCTCGAGTTCATCGAGACGTTCAAGCCCatcatcaagatcgaccCGGAGCGCAGGCCGGAATTTGTGCGGTGCGATTAG
- a CDS encoding Protein with a role in cellular adhesion and filamentous growth, producing MATNITWLAITALLLWPALCSALSIPKPSWRLPWGRDYYKDGDKVDLLVNTVESENTQLPYAYYKLPFVCPPTQNARPVHLSLGEVLNGDRIWQSDYHLTFGQDEPCARLCDRVIKQNAIKRADELIKNEYMVEWRIDGLPGATTFIKPKTGKQNAEKYYVAGFPLGFVQNGVSYLHNHVMIVVRWHKENGNPDKKTIVGFEVYPKSVSDFHCPGASRDYANFAIIPGAKDRLVVPFTYSVYWREEVDVTYENRWKMYRTPGGAANDSKMHWFALVNSLLVVSLLSLAVSVVFVRTLNSDFKIRRDTFTEKLDSLVGSLPETRDGPKSGWRALASDVFVQPSMPVILSILGGSGVQLSLTMFGVSILCTAGISGPNNTILTSAIATFVIAGFFSGFAGVQFYRTFTHRQVASWRTVSFLSGSLFTALVLIILFILNFIIWAKDSSLALPFGTIMALIFIYVLLQIPISLFGGFISNRLDLLGLLIKNKPRVAERYTETKRAIPKQPFYNKLKFSLPLFGLFPFGIIFVELVFLFKSLWVEKLSFYYMYGFLSFTAFLLYVVVIEISIISTYLRLNSGDYYNWQWKSFVTSAGSIFIYLMGYSVYYLIFRMKVVDVVSPIIYLVYATIMDLILGVSCGAIGLLASTFFVYKIYS from the coding sequence ATGGCTACAAACATAACCTGGCTTGCAATCACAGCGTTATTGCTTTGGCCCGCGCTGTGCTCGGCCCTCAGCATCCCGAAACCGTCGTGGAGACTCCCCTGGGGCAGAGACTACTACAAAGACGGAGACAAGGTGGATCTCCTTGTCAACACAGTGGAGTCTGAAAACACGCAGCTGCCATATGCCTACTACAAGCTCCCGTTTGTGTGTCCTCCAACACAGAATGCACGGCCGGTGCATCTCTCTTTGGGAGAGGTGCTGAATGGAGACCGGATCTGGCAATCGGACTACCACCTCACCTTCGGCCAGGACGAGCCGTGTGCGCGATTGTGCGACAGGGTGATCAAACAGAACGCGATCAAGCGCgcagacgagctgatcaaaaacgaGTACATGGTGGAGTGGCGGATCGACGGCCTGCCAGGCGCCACCACTTTCATCAAGCCCAAGACAGGCAAACAGAACGCTGAAAAATACTATGTCGCCGGGTTCCCGTTGGGGTTCGTGCAGAACGGCGTCAGCTACCTCCACAACCATGTGATGATCGTGGTGAGATGGCACAAAGAGAACGGCAACCCGGACAAGAAGACCATTGTCGGGTTCGAGGTGTACCCTAAATCGGTCTCTGACTTCCATTGTCCGGGAGCATCCAGAGACTACGCAAACTTCGCCATCATCCCGGGAGCCAAAGACAGGCTAGTCGTGCCGTTCACGTATTCGGTCTACTGGAGAGAAGAGGTGGACGTCACATACGAAAACAGATGGAAAATGTACAGAACCCCGGGTGGAGCGGCCAACGACAGCAAGATGCACTGGTTTGCACTGGTCAACTCGCTACTCGTGGTATCTCTTCTCTCGCTGGCGGTGTCTGTTGTATTTGTCAGAACACTAAACAGCGACTTCAAGATTAGAAGAGACACTTTCACAGAGAAACTTGACTCACTAGTTGGGTCTTTGCCTGAAACCCGCGACGGACCGAAGTCGGGCTGGAGAGCTTTGGCTAGCGACGTTTTCGTGCAACCAAGCATGCCGGTGATCCTCAGTATTCTTGGAGGTTCCGGTGTGCAGTTGTCTCTCACTATGTTTGGAGTTTCCATTTTGTGCACTGCCGGAATATCTGGCCCCAACAACACCATCTTGACAAGTGCCATTGCCACGTTTGTGATTGCAGGCTTCTTCTCTGGGTTTGCAGGCGTCCAATTCTACAGAACCTTCACACACAGGCAGGTTGCCTCCTGGAGAACAGTCTCTTTCCTCTCGGGTAGTTTGTTTACAGCATTAGTCCTCATCATTCTCTTCATTTTGAATTTCATCATCTGGGCCAAGGACTCCTCGTTGGCTTTGCCCTTTGGCACTATCATGGCATTAATATTCATCTATGTTCTTTTGCAGATACCCATTTCTTTGTTTGGAGGCTTCATCTCCAACAGACTcgaccttcttggccttttgatcaaaaacaagccACGGGTCGCTGAGAGATACACAGAGACCAAGAGAGCCATACCAAAACAACCGTTCTACAACAAACTCAAGTTCTCGCTCCCACTGTTTGGCCTGTTCCCCTTTGGAATTATTTTCGTCGAGCTGGTGTTCCTGTTCAAGTCGCTATGGGTGGAAAAACTGTCCTTCTACTACATGTATGGTTTCCTGTCGTTCACGGCGTTCCTGCTGTACGTGGTGGTGATAGAGATCAGTATAATCTCCACCTACCTACGCCTGAATTCTGGCGACTACTACAACTGGCAATGGAAGTCGTTTGTGACGAGCGCCGGCTCGATCTTCATCTACCTAATGGGCTACTCTGTCTACTACCTTATCTTCCGAATGAAGGTCGTTGACGTTGTGTCGCCAATCATCTACCTGGTGTACGCAACGATCATGGATCTCATTCTCGGCGTTTCTTGCGGTGCGATCGGGCTGCTGGCCTCGACGTTCTTCGTGTACAAGATTTATTCGTGA